The sequence ACCATGTTGGGTAACAAATTGCACAAACAATGGGGCTCAGCTAAAATGCTACAATATTTGTGCTTATCGTTGCACGGACTAATGCCAaaggaaaataacaaaatagcaaaatagCAGAATAgataaaaagcaacaaattgcaatgatacaacaacaaacaaaataagacAACAACAATGCAATGACGCCGACAGCAGATGCTGCCTaaattgctgttgctgttgttgttgttgttgttgttgttgctaacaATTTACATTGTCGTCGTTGTCATTTCGCTGCGGCTGTGCGGCAGCAGTTGCTGTTGTTCATGGCTTATTGCTTGtttgcggttgttgttgttgttgtagttgctgtAGCTGCTGcgcttttgttgttgcgttgCATATTTTGCTGGCACTGTAAATTTCTAACATCGCATTATGCAGTTCAAAATGACAAAGCACAGCAAATGCACTTGGCTTTTATTGCGCTTGCTGATGCTGTCGATGATGTTGTCACTattgctgttttgttgttgttgtttgatatattttgttgttgctattcgCCATGGCATTTCGCTTgcattgcacacacacacatacgtacacccATTACGTTTGCGACATTAACATAAAACAATAGAAAATTATTAGTAAATTCATAGAATACAACAATGATAAcactaaaacaacaataacaacaacaagtgcAGCAATTACAATGTACTTTAAATTGCTTGTGTTGTGACTGCAAATTTTGTAGCCAGCAAACAGCTTTGAGCTGTGTTCGTTGTTGCTACGCTTatagataattttgtttttgcttttgttgctattgttgttgctatttatgTTCCTTTATACTAATGTACATGTAAGTCAGCTAATTAGCATACACATTGCAGCTTCGCATGTAGCGGCCATCCCCAGCCTTTGCCTCCAACTCAGCCTATTTTTCAATGAGCAGCAAAATGGATGCACGTATAATTGCATCTAaagcaccaacaacaatattatcACATTTGCTATTTTGTAAATTAGAATTTATGACCAACGCTGGTATTGATATCTCTTTGCAATCGCATCACCTATCAGCGTATGCAGCAAGCGCtcgatatgtatgtgtgcatgtatgtatgtatgtatgtaagggtATGTGGGCATGTAAGAGTCAGTTGTCATGGACACTTGCAGCTGTTGTACGCTTACATTACCATTGACAAGCTAAACAATCAATTTGTATCTCTGATATATTTTTGGTCAATGCAGTGCTTGAAGGCTTTGCAACGGAAATAAGATGTGAGGAAGAGATCGTTGTGGCAGCATGTGGCAAGTTTGAAGACTTAAAAATTGTGTACTTAAAATACGGCGCAAGCTGTTTAACTATTTAATTCTCTCTAActatgtgttgttgttgttgttgaagtggttgagtatttccactgaaataatcctaattagggACCAGCACCGTCCTCGtataatgatgttttttttgtttttgttttttttttgttctaagtcaaatccatttagtgaggtccaagtataacagcaGATCCTTTAtttcgatgtctgagatctcattaacttgctgcaagaaaggcttgccaaaggagcggagtcgtgccctagctagccctggacattcacataagtagtggaaaagactttccttcgctccttccgcttaacagctcctgcagataggatggaagggtagattgagtctagctgcatgatcccctgctttccaatgacctgtaagcgttgcagtgatgcgtgagatgttttgctgagaacatcctaacagatcgttcgtcctttggattttgtatgacggccatgtgttttttgttgtaatacacgaaattagttgcttccatcctctttcggctaaagcatgatagtgggAAGCAATGCATGCTTTTAATGTattgagtggggtggagactgccaccgcctccgctaagtctagtgtcgaacctttccTTGCTAGCTCAACCGCTATCTCACTTGCCCGTATGTttctgtgaccgggaacccatatcagagtgatttcaagccaatgactaagcatttccagctcagctctacactgtaagactagtttggaatCCAAAGTCTTTATAGCCGCTTGAccgtctgagaagatagctactcttgcaccaacttccttgtagagttttagtgatttgcatgcttctctgatcgctaacagttctgcctggaacacgctggcatagtcaggaagacgaattgactgagataggttgagtggctccgaatggaagccagctcccataccacagttcatcttagagccatctgtatagatttcgatatcgtatcttccaatcaccttccctttgctccattcgaCTCTCGGTAGAAAACGTACcttaaagtctttcttgaagttaaggtcggggactgtgtagtctgatctgctTTTGAGCAGCGAGAGTCCCTGTAGGAgaatcttactgtgaccgtacgaccttgttgtccagcttcctatgctAACTAAGTgtaataaagtaatatttttgtgACAGcgggttttaaaaattttgtgcaattcgataaaaaaagtttaggatTTTGAAAGCGAATAAACATCTTAATTTTCAGTGATGGAGTCATTTATACAAggtggggcaaaattaatcatccaattgcttccgaataatttttttatttaattaaaaaaaaaaaaatgattttgagggaTAGAGCcacttatacaaggtggcacaaaataaatcatccaatttttgctttttattaaattgaaaaggtatttcatattaaatatagtatgtaataaagaacaaaataatTAGTGATTAAAATCCcttataaaaaatcgaaaaccgaAAAGTGCTAAAAAATAGTTCCAACCCATACCCAGCGAGGGTAGCCACAGTTGGAATTAATTGCTGTTGAATAGTTGGAATCtgctttttgcttttaactCTGCAAATTTTAACAGCTCCGAAAGCTGAAAAACAGGTAATAcaagggggcgcaaaattaatcaccccatcgaAAGATGGGTGTCGCAATTATATTTGACTCAATCACTGGCGCTGCTAATCACATTTGAAGTATGCAGCTGTAGTCAAAACAGTTGAAAGCCAATAAATATTTGCCACAAGGAAGCCATAAACAAAGTTAAGATTCTACTCAATTCCACCCAAAGAGCATCGTGTGGGCATCAGGAACATCAGCCGATATTGGTGTTCTGCCCAGAATAAATAGTTTCtatggataaaaaaaatgtcgaaagCGTCGTTACCAATGACGAAACATGGACTGCTGAATATAGCATCGAAGCGACGACAAGCCAAGCCCAAAAGCTTTCGCTAAAGTCAACACAAAATCAAGATGTGtttaccattttttattaattcagcaTTACACACTTTTTCCACTAACAGGATCGCAGTCAGACCATCTAACCCGTAATATTAGTATGGGagaaaaaaatccattatttttacgatagatggctgtagtaatcgatatctcgtaaagtatcgatcaaccaatttaaagtttatggtcGTTGCCAAGTtggcatttcacactaaaaaaaattcttatgctgttttttgtttgttccattcagttgtgagttgcagggtgttaacaatggaagctaacaaacacaaaattcggcacattttaaagtgaaattatgaatggtgtttatggcgcCGATACAGTAACAGTTAATTGCGTGCAATTTCGGTTTCgttgattccgttcaggcatttttgatgttaaagaaaatgtcgagaAAACCACAGAAATGCCTCAAGTtaaccggcatgttagtagtcctTGCATCATCGGAGGagcaaaaaatcgcccattaaACAGTTTCAAACCATTTGCGTATAAATTTGATgccaaaataatggatttatttttccacaaactaatatataactggcgctcACACCTTTCATTGTGTGTGATGCCGAGCTCGTCctctaatttgtggtgtgcgtcttgaagtggtcccacaaatggaagtacctacaatttcaagccatGTCTGAAccgcaaatgatttttatgatgAGTTTTTTTAAGACAGAAATACATTCATAGTTAGTCATCGTCCGCCGAGGgtcaaccgctattagaaaaatctttttctatcatttaatgTTTCGTGCCCAGAGTTTCGAACTCatacactttttcttcatttttggtctttcaccgagattcgaacatacgttctctctgaattccgaatagtagtcaagcGCTAACCCTTTCCGCTACGGAAACTGCCCGTTAGATTAATGGCCTACAACGTTTTTGTTTGTGGCATCCGTAAGACAGAAACCAACGTctattttacatgtttgtaagtgTTAAGAAATGAGTTATCTtattaatacatataaacactGGATGTAACTTGAGCTTCAAATCAATTTCGGCTTTTGTTCTGCCATTTTTACTCTTTCCAGCCCTTTAccattttttatagaatttatcATAGTAGTCATATTTTGACTCCAATTCCCAACATAATTTTATGGAAATTCTCCTACTTACCACTCAGTGAATTATGCCCACAACCAGGCGCTTTACCAAGCAGATAATCGTCTTTGCAGATGAATTTATTGTCGTCCAGCACATAGAGTTGTTCGCCAGTGCTGAGCTGTTTGCGGCAGATGCAACATGTAAAGCAATTGAGGTGGAATACTTTGTCGCGCGGCTTACGTACGAGATCGGAGGGGGCGATGCCTTGACCACAGCCACTGCATTTGGTGCCGAAACGCCTGTGAAGAAAATGAATGAAagaataaacattaaaaataaataaaatagcaacGCATTTAAGCTCAAAATACTGCAGACGCTTGAAATGTTACATTGGAGGTGTTACAAAATACGAAGCCATTCGAACACTTACATAAAACCCTACGTTTAACATTCTCGTCAGTATTTCGGATTCCACATAACTTATTTGCAATTTTATCattattactatttatttattaaattataaattaatatgtttacagcactagctaccagggctatcggctaATAGCTATTTTAACTTATACATTTGTAATGACGTACTAAACTTGGTTTCACTTCGAATAAAGGCATCCAACAGCAAGCATAACAAAAATCGTCCAGCCTCTGATCAACATCGAGAATGAATTTTGCTTtgttcttaataaaaaattctattcGCTGGAACAAATAATATcccaaatttcatcatttagaGTCACAATATATCTCTCAATGAGCAGGCCTGCCGAGGAAAGTTATTCAGCAAAAATGAATACAACTTACGATAATATTTAgttctacatatatgtattttggcCCTGTGAAGTTTGGCTTTAATTCCACTTTTCTCCAAGAAATAGAGACTGTAGTtaaggtttttttctttttgaaatgaGTAAAgtaatgaagtaatttatttgttaattatatttatttatactgctCTCGCACACACAGTCGACATACACGTCTAGTACGAAGAGGCTGCTCCGGGTTGGATAGAGGTACTTAGATTAAAAATATCCCATTCAACGGACTAACAGCAATCTAAATTATTGTCTTGAGTTTACTCAGGAGCAATTCAGTAAATAGAACCAAgtgttttggaaattttttgaaatttgaaaaaaacgcgAACCAAGCAGCTCcgaaagtaaagggtggttaagtctGAAGGGCCGGTactcattttgaataaaatacaattttttcaagaaattattgttgtttctctttattatgataatattggtatagctcaatcttgcatggaacaaaatatcggccaaatggccgccgcggccttggcggcgcacctccatctgatggtccaaattttcgatgacgctgaggcataattgaggttctatgccgttaatgtgccgaattatttcatcctttaCTTCTTGAATTGTTGCCGGCTTATTGAtgtacacattttctttcaactaaccccaaagaaagaagtccaacggtgttgtTGACGtgtaggtgtggttcacattcaacatcggaatttaaccaccctttaacagggtagatagtcaagagaGAAAGTATAAAAGTGACAGGGACAAAGGGATTGAATAGAATAGacacagagacagagatagctagttcagtgagaattttccagatacttcagcaaatttgaaaaaattctccagtttgagagaaagaaTTTGACTCTTTTTGATGACATCGGAACACAAAATTCAtaaccttgctctagcaaaggcaggacacttacAGAGAAAATACTCAGTACTATTGGCCTCCTATAAACCAGACAGGCAAATCGCGTCCTCAGTTATTCTattggtggtcatatgctgacttcCTGGGTTGTGTTCTCAAATAATACCAACCATTAACCTAACGTCTTTCCTACCAAGTtctagaagaaagttcgacagttttctgttcgagcTTGTCACTAAACACTTTTCGGTTCTGAAGCATTCTAGGccagaccatcgctctttatgtaggtAAATTGCAACCacaatcgctgatccaattcatgattcctgtagaagtgattccgattattggctctggtcacTGTGATCTGCAGTTAGCCAATTCataggcaatttcatttccttgaatACCACGGAgttctggaacccatataagtacgacCTTATTCTGttttgcaacagaattaagcttcttcttacattcttgtcGAATCTTTGCATTCCCCAGAGCCTTCAGTGTAACCTGACTGTCATTAAAGACTCAAATCTGTCTCCCGCTCCATATCCCCTCGATTCcaaggtttttaaaaaaaagttaatggaTGATCAGACTggcggtactttttccaatagtgaCAGATTTTTGTGACAGATCACGcttgactactgtcaaactaaatatatcATTTTGTTAGTAATCATTGGCATTTGATCATGGATATTTTACGCCTCAGCAGCGTTTACTAGTCCTACAATtccattacgaaaatcgaccctctgtgaaaagtgttcattacgcgctcaggccaacttatgattTTTGACTTAACGGCTACATCCATAATCAAAATTGTCATTCTTGGGCTGAAAAGCAACCCGAAGACATTGCAAATATATTGATAACAACCGCTTGGTGCGGCCTGTGAGCTGGAGGCaccatcggtccatatttcttcaaagacgtgaCTCTACGGGCCATGATAATCGATCTTTTCATGCCGGAAATGGAAGCCCGGGATTTCCATAATATTTGTTTCCAaccagacggcgctacttgccatacagtctgcgaaacattttatttactgaatcgtcgtttcggtgagcaattttcCTCTCGTCTTGAACCAGTGGAtgggccaccaagatcttgtgatatcacactCTTGGACGTTTATTTGTAAGGATACgtgaagtctaaatgctttgtgaataaaccagcttcgattgaggcattggaagctagcatgactaaagttattcacgagttCCCGACCGaggtcctccagcgagtcattcaaaattggtgtttacggaggACCGAAATACAGTCGGTTGCGGCTAACATTTAAAagcgattatctttaaaaaatgtcGTGAAtgcttctacacaaaaataataaagattgcccataGTGACGAATAGTTTTTGTCTCAATAGTAAATGTAGGagtctttaaaatttttcgagtttttctattatggggttaggggtagtcagaattttcaaaaaatttgattttttttacattttcttaaagtataatatcttaaaaatattgtgtgaaaatttgaagtgaatccgacaaatacttttcgagttattcaacaattaacaatgggcgctcgggcgctccggagtagATAGCAAAaccttaaatgcgtttttctgaaaactaaGTTTTTTAAACTAGTGATcagtgtaacttaaaaaccgattggtagatttcaataaactttatactgcttttgaaaaatataaaaaactcatgactgatcgaaggatttttttttcaaaaatttcgattttttttaaacacttaaTTAACGGTTTTtatctcgaaaatctgaaaaatatttccatattgttaattttgaaatcaaagcatcgatcaggcacaagattatctattaataaaaataatttctcttgtccgattggttTTAAATGAATCTTTaaagacttgtgatgatcaccgcaagggacttctgtaGAAACCGGCTGCACACAaatagcgataacttttacaatcaatattttttttttttgaaattttgctaaagttaaGTCGAGACAGGATGTATTAATACcatgtttttacttttgtaaaataaagcaagtgattggcaaaaaaaattatttaaaatcagcattttttcgggcctctgactacccctcaCCTCTTATACAAATATTCCTGCGCCTAAGCGCATTTTCTGCTGACCAACACttcgctccggctctgaaagtactcgatgcagtaccagctggtggtagtagaggaagaggaaggcctcctctgcgttggaaagatcaggtggagaagaacttggcttcacttggtgtgtccaattagcgccggttagcgcgggaaagaaacgactggcgcgctttattaaactcggccaaaatcgcgtaagcggttatcgcgccaattaagaagaagaagaacacttcgctatattttcgtattttgatGTTGCCTTTATTCATGCCAAAAATCTATCACTAACCTAAAAAAGTGCGCAATAAAATTAACAACGAATGAGATTCTCTTCATCTGATTATCAACACTCTTCGGATATTTTGTATGTTTTAGCTTCCTAGCTTTTCCAAGCTTCCTACTTttgatttattatattgtattttctttacttttttatgcgCTATTTTCATAAACTTCAACAGATCGGTGCTTGCTTACAACGTAAGTAATTATCCTTTACAAAAATAGTTTCAATAGTGCAAAAAAGGAAACTTACGTACAAAGAATTGTTCAGCTCATACAAATCAAATGACCTACAAAGGATACCAACCAGTTATAAATGTTGATTTATCgcgaatatatttttatttgattgcttTATACCGTTAGGCCGCACAGTGCCACAAAAGtgataaagtgaaaaaaaattaaatttaaaacaaagcaaaaacctAGAAATAACGGTCTTCTATACACAGGAAGACCAACTACACCACATCTTCACTTGAGATCACAGCACAGCACAACACATCAAAGCATCACAACATCAATTCAACTCAATCAAAGCTGAATCAAATGCAGTCGTAAAGCAAATGCTATAAAAAGAAAggaatcaaacaaaaacaaaaaacaaaaagaaaaataagtgcaAAAAACATCTGTCTGTTAGTGGAATGAGGAGcattaaaatgcaaaaagaaaatttttttatagcaagatgattgagtgtgtgtgtgtgtgtgaatcacattttaattgaagcgaaatgcaaatgaaattgaACTAAGGTAAAAAAGGAATTGAAGTGCGTCAACGACAAAGAACATCATCATCAATGATTGGAATTTCTCCTGTCTCAATTACAATCACAGcagcagaaaaaaaaagaaacaacaggCACAGAGCAGCGCCGCAATCACAGTTGAGCACAGTTGAGCACGAAGCGGAATCACAGTCAACATGCCACCACACGCTGCAATCACTGCTGCGTCTGCCGCCTGCCTGACTCCTGCCCTACCACAAATAACAATCTGTCAATGACAATCACAACAAGGTCTCAAAACAATATTTGTTCTGAATTGTGGgtgtttttttcgtgttttttgccGTCCTATTACGTACATATAAAAACGCCTTCACTGGTTTACAGCAATGGCGGCGGCGGCGATTGACTGCTGCATTGATTAAGTCACCACTGTGTGCTGGCTCGTATAGGTACAGTGCAGCCCGGTGGCTGACGAGGTGACAGATTGCCAGCGAATTCATTTGTGAAATAACAGTAAATGGAATTTGTAATagctgaaaaaaattcaaaacttttatgCGAAAATGAGAAATGAGAAAATCCAAATCAAAGTCAATTGGAAGCACAATAAGGTGCGCTGAGGCAGTGCAATGCAGTGCGGCAGGTAACCTTAAAAGCTGTAGGAAATAGTTGGCGGCGTGTTTTGTAATTAAGCGAGTAAAGAGAGAGTGGCGGCTGGCAGTGCCAATTGCAGCTAGCTGTCACATTTCGCATGCCTTtctatttcatttacttttttagcgcatttatttgttgttgtttctactattttgaatttttaaatttttgtttattaatttgctTACACTTGTTGCTTTGTgttcttaattgtttttgcgCTGCTGTTGCCTGCTCAACATAACTGCATAACTGTTTTTCACACACCTTTCACTTGGTTTACGAGCTTTTTCGAGTTTTTCAAATTACTTGAGTGGCTAGCAAATTGTTTATTAGTTTTTGGCACAATTTCAAtctacacatgcacacatacataagtaaatgtaccctatgatcaaaaagtaccgggaaggtgatgctggctgttttcttcgattgccaaggcgtagtgcactatgtgtaccttccatcgggtcagacagtcaataaagaatattatttatccgttttgaaacgtttcagagatgctgtacatcgcaaacggccggaaatgtgggcaaacagttCTTCGATTTTGCaggatgataacgcgccatcgtacATAGAAGACTGGATTAAACGTttggttaaggggttatatgggtttcgtgggttcaaaaaatcgatttttttggcttattaatttctacaacgtGTCGAGAATATtctcctaaattttcaagtcgatccgaataatagttttgGAGATACAGccttggaaggtgtgcgctccaagccacttttattgttcctcaaaactttaaacgcgtttttctcggaaccgtgtcttcaaagtcggttgtcaaatgttctcgaaaactattgTACttaaccgatcttgatgaaattttacacagatgttcgagatacaatttactcgtgcttgaacgaaggattttttttttcaattacaactatttaaaaaaaaaacaaaatgccaagcaaatttgaccgaaactttatttttttttggaaaaatgtctgccaaaatttcaatttttactttttttttctttccttcgttcaagctcgAGTTTGTGGTCTTATCTaagacacttatttttgttttttcaattttgatgatCCTGTTATGGCGTTGTCAGCACCTGTTTTTCGAGgagtcaccggaaatgacgtcacaatggaggagttttaattttttttttttgaaaatttcagaaattattctttaaatatgtatctatagacagaaaaaagtttgaactaaataattaattttttacatagaaaaaaaatattgaaaatagggattttttacccgacgaaacccatgtaaccccttaaacgttgtttgttgcttcagacgggtcatattttcaAGGAGATACAATAAATTTGCCCGAAATTTAGCTCTGTTCCGTTTTATTTAAACCtttccggtactttctgatcatagggtatgtatgtacacatttcCTGTTGTTTGCaggtattttcatcaaaattttctatttttcgtcTCTTCctaaaatacttattttaattttttacttttttaaataaatatgagatGGGAACTTTTTATCTTTCACACTTGTaaatacattttacattttcgaaataaaaaaaaaattattcgaaactttttctgtttcatatttgaattttttcaattctaccTAATCaccacattttataatttttgccttttcaagtcattcaaaaaagtaattttaatgcAATGGCTTCCCTCAAGGAGTACTTCATGCTTTAAGCTGCATTAGTGGTGCCGTAGCCATAACGACATAGTCCTAACGCATAGCCATAGCCGCAACATTACATGAATTGTCGAATAGTCATGCCGTagccataaacagctgatattgaattagaatcaatggcaacatttgaattttgtcataaaaacatGGATAATTTTCTACTAAGTCAATTAATTGTTCGTCGTTCATTTCTAACATTCAAATTTGTATcccaaatataaaaacaaatatttcacagCTGCTTATGGTTATGGGGAAAGACCAAAATTCAGTAGATACATACAGCTACACTTATGGCTTTATGGTGCGGCACCAGTAATCGTTTACAGTGATGGTCATACATTCTGCggaaaaaatatcgggaattgttcatttaaaaagtgggCATTAcatttctaaatttcttttgctGGAATATTGGTACAACTGTAATGTCAcaaagtttgagcgtgatctgtcaattagcttgtttttggcatttaattatatcagccaaccgcaggtgtgctctgcgattttcactatggataaaaatatcgaacaaagaatttgtcgtACATTTTGTGTTTTCAACGGGATTTCGTGTCTAGAATTGCTGAAAAAGTTACAGGAAGCcaatggcgagtgtgctttatcaaaaccaCAGGTcaacgagtggtataaggcttttgcagagggccgaaaaGTGGAAGATTTTCTCCAATCTGGccacccatcaacgtcttcaatagatgaaaacgtcgacaaagtcaaggaaatgatgctgggaaaccatcatttaagtttgagggggTTAGCTCGTGAcattagcgtgtctcacgacttaatttgcaacattttacaccatcaattaggCATAAGGCGCGTAGCTGC comes from Anastrepha ludens isolate Willacy chromosome 3, idAnaLude1.1, whole genome shotgun sequence and encodes:
- the LOC128857438 gene encoding LIM/homeobox protein Lhx5-like, translated to MAFGSVLHNNQHNIGRSEPPVGVGDPCAGCNKPILDKFLLNVLERGWHASCVRCCECLQPLTEKCFSRESKLYCRNDFFRRFGTKCSGCGQGIAPSDLVRKPRDKVFHLNCFTCCICRKQLSTGEQLYVLDDNKFICKDDYLLGKAPGCGHNSLSVPAKYATQQQKRSSYSNYNNNNNRKQAISHEQQQLLPHSRSEMTTTTM